One region of Marivirga arenosa genomic DNA includes:
- the glmM gene encoding phosphoglucosamine mutase, whose translation MTLIKSISGIRGTIGGKTGEGLTPVDIVKFSSAYAAWIKSKSDNKKIVIGRDARPTGEMVSKLVSATLQGMGMNVVDLGLSTTPTVEMAVTLEKAAGGIILTASHNPVQWNALKLLNDRGEFISGEDGQAILDLAENADYDFSEVKKIGKYTTQDHYIQKHIDMVIDLPLVDVAAIRERKFKVVVDAVNSTGGIAIPKLLKSLGVAEVRELYCYPDGNFPHNPEPLPENITHISNELANGQYDLGFVLDPDVDRLAIVNEDGTPFGEEYTLVAVADYVLSQQKGNTVSNLSSTRALRDVTEKRGGKYEASAVGEVNVVTKMKETDAIIGGEGNGGIIYPELHYGRDALVGIALFLTHLAKTGKSCSQLRASFPNYHISKNKIELTPEIDVDAILKAIQERYKKQPINTIDGVKVEFDKEWVHLRKSNTEPIIRIYSESDSESKAEHLAQKMISDIKEIISNKEN comes from the coding sequence GTGACCTTAATAAAATCAATATCTGGCATAAGAGGAACCATAGGAGGAAAGACGGGAGAAGGTTTAACGCCTGTTGATATCGTAAAGTTCAGCAGTGCATATGCAGCCTGGATTAAGAGCAAGAGCGACAACAAGAAAATTGTTATTGGTAGAGATGCAAGACCAACAGGAGAAATGGTTTCGAAATTGGTTTCTGCAACTTTACAAGGTATGGGAATGAATGTGGTTGATTTAGGTCTTTCTACTACTCCTACAGTAGAGATGGCCGTTACCTTAGAAAAAGCTGCTGGTGGAATCATTCTAACGGCAAGCCATAATCCTGTGCAGTGGAATGCCTTAAAATTATTAAACGATAGAGGTGAATTTATTTCAGGAGAAGATGGTCAGGCTATTTTAGATTTAGCTGAAAACGCTGATTATGATTTTAGCGAAGTAAAGAAAATAGGCAAATACACTACTCAAGATCACTACATTCAAAAGCACATTGACATGGTAATCGATTTGCCTTTAGTAGATGTAGCTGCAATACGTGAAAGAAAATTCAAAGTAGTAGTGGATGCAGTAAATAGTACTGGAGGAATTGCTATCCCAAAACTATTAAAATCACTAGGTGTAGCTGAAGTAAGAGAATTATATTGCTATCCGGATGGGAATTTCCCACATAATCCTGAACCATTACCCGAGAATATAACTCATATTAGTAATGAATTAGCAAATGGTCAATACGACCTAGGCTTTGTGTTGGACCCAGATGTTGATAGGTTGGCTATAGTAAATGAAGACGGAACGCCATTTGGAGAAGAATATACCTTGGTGGCAGTTGCTGATTATGTTTTAAGTCAACAAAAAGGGAATACCGTTTCAAACCTTTCTAGTACTAGAGCATTACGTGATGTTACTGAAAAAAGAGGGGGTAAATATGAAGCTTCAGCAGTAGGAGAGGTAAATGTAGTCACCAAAATGAAAGAAACCGATGCTATAATCGGAGGCGAAGGTAATGGTGGAATTATTTATCCTGAACTTCATTACGGTAGAGATGCCTTGGTAGGAATTGCTTTATTCTTAACGCATTTGGCGAAAACAGGTAAATCATGTTCTCAATTAAGAGCCTCATTCCCTAATTATCATATTTCTAAAAATAAAATTGAATTAACACCTGAAATTGATGTTGACGCAATTCTTAAAGCAATTCAAGAGCGATATAAAAAGCAACCAATCAACACTATTGATGGAGTTAAAGTAGAATTTGATAAGGAATGGGTTCATTTAAGAAAATCTAATACAGAGCCTATTATCAGAATTTATTCAGAATCAGATTCAGAATCAAAAGCTGAGCATTTAGCACAGAAAATGATATCTGATATAAAAGAAATTATTTCAAATAAAGAAAATTAA
- a CDS encoding ArsO family NAD(P)H-dependent flavin-containing monooxygenase — translation MDDLHNYSDSTYDVIVIGGGQSGLACGYYLRRTDLRYLIIDDQPKCGGAWQNAWDSLTLFSPSEHSSLPGWLMPKSENEFPVKNEVIQYLCQYEERYKLNIKRPIKVLNVAKKGNIYTIITNKGIIESRAIISATGQWSKPFIPEIEGLHRFNGQQIHSAHYKTPKDFKNKKVLVVGEGNSGAQILSEVSKLARVKWATNKEPSFLPDDVDGRVLFDQATAKYYAEKKGIKWSNEKYNLGNIVMLPSVKEGRNRGVLQSAGTISYFNQNGVVWKSGKEESFDVIIWCTGFKYATDFLRNVIDLDEKGQVKTKTTPSVDEKSIWFVGYGSWTGFASATLIGVGRSARSTIKEIQSYIGNL, via the coding sequence ATGGATGATTTGCATAACTATTCCGACTCTACTTATGATGTTATTGTGATAGGTGGCGGCCAAAGCGGCTTAGCTTGTGGCTATTATTTAAGAAGAACAGATTTAAGGTATTTAATTATTGATGATCAGCCAAAGTGTGGAGGGGCTTGGCAAAACGCATGGGATTCTTTAACCTTATTTTCCCCTTCAGAGCACAGTTCATTACCAGGTTGGTTAATGCCAAAATCTGAAAATGAGTTTCCTGTTAAAAATGAAGTTATCCAATATTTATGTCAGTATGAAGAGCGATATAAGCTCAATATAAAAAGACCAATTAAGGTCCTAAATGTAGCTAAAAAAGGAAATATTTATACAATAATCACAAATAAGGGAATTATAGAAAGCAGGGCTATAATATCCGCTACAGGACAATGGTCTAAACCCTTTATTCCAGAAATTGAAGGGTTACATAGATTTAATGGGCAGCAAATCCATTCTGCACACTACAAAACTCCAAAAGATTTTAAAAATAAAAAGGTTTTAGTAGTTGGAGAAGGAAATTCGGGAGCTCAAATATTATCTGAAGTTTCCAAATTAGCCAGAGTGAAATGGGCGACCAATAAAGAACCTTCCTTCTTACCAGATGATGTAGACGGTAGGGTTTTATTTGACCAAGCAACTGCCAAATATTATGCTGAGAAGAAGGGTATAAAATGGTCAAATGAAAAGTACAATTTAGGAAATATTGTAATGCTTCCATCAGTGAAGGAAGGAAGGAATAGAGGTGTATTACAATCTGCGGGAACGATTAGTTACTTTAATCAAAATGGGGTAGTATGGAAATCAGGAAAGGAAGAAAGTTTTGATGTTATAATTTGGTGTACTGGATTTAAATATGCTACTGATTTTCTCAGAAATGTAATTGATCTTGATGAAAAAGGTCAGGTAAAAACAAAAACAACACCTTCCGTTGATGAAAAATCAATATGGTTTGTAGGTTACGGTTCATGGACTGGATTTGCTTCAGCTACTTTGATTGGGGTAGGTCGTTCGGCTCGATCCACAATAAAAGAAATCCAATCATATATCGGTAATTTATAA
- a CDS encoding SusC/RagA family TonB-linked outer membrane protein encodes MKKQYLLMIILFLIGTFSYGQDRVIEGTVVSASDGLPLIGATVVKKGSTSGVTTDLDGKFKLSISQPEILVVSFIGFAEKEVAVNLGQSGPLTISLEEDITKLNEVVVSGLASSVKRSNLGNAVATVSAEELTGTTNQPTMDNALYGKVTGVNITSSSGAPGGGIAMRLRGVTSITGNNQPLFIIDGVYVSNAEIPSGLRNASGANAGNEENASNRIADLAPSDIENIEVLKGPSAAAIYGARANAGVVIITTKRGKRGETRVKVSQDLGFNTIQRYVGIGDRPWTASLVEETFGPGEVAAYNAAVNGGGLYDYEEELYGETGLISDTRVSVTGGDEKTKFFVGGSLRDENGIIKNTGYQRASVRANIDHKLSDRISFTTSSNFVNSLTQRGFTGNENEGGLSLGYNLAFTRPWANLYPDEFGNYPDNPNTAGNMLLVRDQAINDENINRFIQGASIDVNLYETDQSFLKFKWNGGFDSYNLETYVYVPEYHQAQRGLQNGFIGVGKNSIFNTNNQGFLVWDNYLSGGSLQLTSQVGYTYITFSRDLVYNQATQLIPGQTTLGQSGTQELDQTLQDVREFGYFAQQEMNFEDKIIATLGVRADKSTLNAEQNKFYYFPKASLALNIANYPFWSVDAINQLKVRAAYGETGSSAGFGSLFTSFGPVNIGGSPGVSIGGLRGSDNLIPETAAEFETGFDMSLLDNKLSFTATYYNRTINDLILQRALQPSTGFSLEVTNLADLVNRGLELSMNAQPVQNENFTWNSTTNFWFNRSEITRLDVAPFAPAGAGFGLGLGTAFIEEGEPVTQIKGRVDGEVVTVGDAEPDFQMSFFNNMTIFKNFDFSFLVHIRQGSENVNLTTFLTDLAALTGDLDEASGQERTSNPNTDRFVEDASYMRLREIALYYRMPENILSAFNGTINKIRIGASGRNLWTVTPYSGYDPEVSTKGGTGLSTGLDVNPFPSSKQVYFHVELEF; translated from the coding sequence ATGAAAAAACAGTATCTATTAATGATCATTCTCTTCCTGATCGGGACATTTTCCTACGGGCAGGATCGGGTAATTGAGGGAACAGTAGTCAGCGCCAGTGATGGTCTTCCGTTAATTGGAGCTACAGTTGTGAAAAAAGGATCTACTTCAGGAGTAACTACTGATTTAGATGGAAAATTTAAATTATCTATTTCACAACCAGAAATTTTGGTAGTTTCTTTTATCGGCTTTGCTGAGAAAGAAGTTGCAGTTAATCTAGGTCAATCTGGCCCATTAACAATTAGTTTAGAAGAAGACATTACAAAATTGAATGAGGTTGTGGTGTCAGGTTTGGCATCAAGTGTCAAGCGTTCGAACTTAGGTAATGCGGTAGCAACGGTTTCAGCTGAGGAATTGACCGGTACAACAAATCAGCCAACTATGGATAATGCATTGTATGGTAAAGTAACTGGAGTGAATATTACTTCAAGTTCAGGTGCTCCAGGTGGAGGTATTGCCATGCGATTGAGGGGGGTAACTTCTATTACGGGTAATAACCAACCATTATTCATTATTGATGGAGTATATGTGAGTAATGCAGAAATTCCAAGTGGATTAAGAAATGCATCCGGTGCAAATGCAGGTAATGAGGAAAATGCATCTAACAGGATTGCAGATTTAGCACCAAGTGATATTGAGAATATAGAGGTTTTAAAAGGTCCTTCAGCTGCAGCAATTTATGGTGCTAGAGCAAACGCTGGGGTGGTAATCATTACAACCAAAAGGGGTAAAAGAGGTGAAACTAGAGTAAAAGTTTCTCAGGATTTGGGTTTCAATACTATTCAGAGATATGTTGGAATTGGTGACCGTCCTTGGACAGCGAGCTTAGTAGAAGAGACATTTGGACCAGGAGAAGTAGCAGCCTATAATGCAGCAGTGAATGGTGGAGGTCTTTATGATTATGAAGAAGAATTATATGGTGAAACAGGTTTAATTTCTGACACTCGTGTTAGCGTAACAGGTGGTGATGAAAAAACTAAATTTTTTGTGGGTGGATCTTTAAGAGATGAAAATGGTATAATAAAAAATACTGGCTATCAACGAGCAAGTGTTAGAGCCAATATTGATCATAAGTTAAGCGATAGAATTTCATTTACTACCTCAAGTAATTTTGTGAATTCGCTTACTCAGAGAGGCTTCACTGGAAATGAAAATGAGGGTGGTTTAAGTTTAGGTTATAACTTAGCTTTTACAAGACCATGGGCTAATCTATATCCTGATGAATTCGGCAATTATCCTGACAACCCGAATACTGCTGGTAATATGTTGTTAGTAAGGGATCAGGCAATTAATGATGAAAATATAAATCGTTTCATTCAAGGTGCCAGTATTGATGTGAACCTTTATGAAACTGATCAATCTTTCTTAAAGTTTAAATGGAATGGTGGTTTCGATTCTTATAATTTAGAAACTTATGTATACGTTCCTGAATATCATCAGGCGCAGAGAGGATTGCAAAACGGATTTATTGGAGTGGGTAAGAATAGTATTTTCAATACCAATAATCAAGGGTTCTTGGTATGGGATAACTATTTAAGTGGTGGTTCCTTACAATTAACTTCTCAAGTAGGATATACTTATATCACTTTCTCAAGAGATTTAGTGTATAACCAGGCAACTCAATTAATTCCAGGACAAACCACTTTAGGTCAGTCGGGTACACAAGAATTAGATCAAACTCTTCAGGATGTTAGAGAATTCGGGTATTTTGCTCAACAAGAAATGAATTTTGAAGATAAAATCATTGCAACTTTAGGTGTTAGAGCAGATAAATCTACTTTGAATGCCGAGCAAAATAAGTTTTATTATTTCCCTAAAGCATCATTAGCACTAAACATTGCAAACTACCCATTCTGGTCAGTAGATGCAATTAACCAATTGAAGGTTAGAGCGGCATATGGTGAAACAGGTTCTAGTGCAGGGTTTGGATCGCTTTTCACAAGTTTTGGTCCTGTAAATATTGGAGGTTCACCAGGAGTTTCAATTGGTGGCTTAAGAGGAAGTGATAATTTGATACCTGAAACAGCTGCTGAATTTGAAACTGGTTTTGACATGAGCTTACTGGATAATAAATTATCATTTACTGCAACATATTACAATAGGACTATTAACGATTTAATTCTTCAGAGAGCTTTACAGCCATCTACAGGGTTTAGCTTAGAAGTAACTAATCTGGCTGATTTAGTAAATAGAGGTCTGGAACTTTCTATGAATGCTCAGCCAGTTCAAAATGAGAACTTCACTTGGAATTCTACTACTAATTTCTGGTTTAACAGATCTGAAATAACAAGACTTGATGTAGCTCCTTTTGCGCCAGCGGGTGCAGGGTTTGGATTAGGTTTAGGAACCGCTTTTATCGAAGAAGGGGAACCTGTAACTCAAATTAAAGGTAGAGTTGATGGTGAGGTAGTGACTGTTGGAGATGCAGAACCAGATTTTCAAATGTCGTTCTTTAATAATATGACCATTTTTAAAAATTTCGACTTTAGTTTCTTAGTTCACATCAGACAAGGAAGTGAAAACGTTAACTTAACGACTTTCTTAACTGATTTAGCAGCTTTGACTGGAGATTTAGATGAAGCTTCTGGACAGGAAAGAACATCAAATCCGAATACTGACAGATTTGTAGAAGATGCATCTTATATGAGATTAAGAGAGATAGCGCTTTATTATAGAATGCCTGAAAATATATTAAGTGCCTTTAATGGTACTATTAATAAAATTAGAATTGGTGCTTCAGGTAGAAACTTATGGACGGTTACTCCTTATTCTGGATATGACCCAGAGGTTTCTACAAAAGGGGGTACAGGACTTTCTACAGGTTTAGATGTAAATCCATTCCCATCATCTAAGCAAGTGTATTTTCATGTAGAATTAGAATTTTAA
- a CDS encoding RagB/SusD family nutrient uptake outer membrane protein, with product MKKFNINNLKYILILGLSFGMLSCEFEDQVDPNNPSLQQYDQDATVNELNNLVVGIESEMRSGYPLYVTATGTIARELYLFDADPRNTEDLLGKNGAVLDNNTFYLTSPYNNSYQNVKNTNILLDALDNTALVSEAEKSGYRGFANTIQALQLLRVLNMLDENGIRVDVSNVDNLGPFVSKSAALEFISGLLNTGFTQLGNAGSAFPFELSSGFEGFNTPSTFAQFNRALAARVAIYREQWGTVAGLLSDSFFDPNGDLSVGPKHSFSNASGDQLNGLFKIPGNNGDMIVVHNRITDNAEEGDLRIDRKMSLRENPSTQDGLTGDYETALYPTPTSPIDIIRNEELVLISAEAKLQTGDITGAISDLNIIRDYAGLDPYSGAQTADAVTDELLTQRQYSLWCEGHTMVDLRRYGRLNANNLPIDREGDQVFSQFPIPLTEAE from the coding sequence ATGAAAAAATTTAATATAAATAACTTAAAATACATTTTGATATTAGGCTTATCTTTTGGTATGCTTTCATGTGAATTTGAAGATCAGGTTGATCCTAATAATCCAAGTTTACAGCAATATGATCAAGATGCGACTGTTAATGAGCTTAATAACTTAGTAGTAGGGATTGAGTCTGAGATGCGCTCTGGTTACCCGCTATATGTTACAGCTACAGGTACAATAGCAAGAGAGCTTTATTTATTTGATGCAGATCCAAGAAATACTGAGGATTTATTAGGGAAAAATGGAGCTGTGTTAGATAATAATACTTTTTATTTAACTAGCCCTTATAATAATAGCTATCAAAATGTAAAGAATACTAATATCTTATTGGATGCTTTAGACAATACAGCATTAGTATCTGAGGCTGAAAAAAGTGGCTATAGAGGTTTTGCAAATACTATTCAGGCTTTACAATTATTAAGAGTCTTGAATATGTTAGACGAAAATGGAATTCGAGTTGATGTTTCAAATGTTGATAATTTAGGTCCATTTGTTTCTAAATCAGCAGCTCTAGAATTTATTTCTGGTTTATTAAATACTGGTTTTACTCAATTAGGAAATGCAGGTTCAGCTTTCCCTTTCGAATTATCTTCGGGTTTTGAAGGATTTAATACGCCATCTACTTTTGCTCAATTTAATAGAGCATTGGCTGCAAGAGTTGCCATATATAGAGAGCAATGGGGTACGGTTGCAGGTTTATTATCTGACTCATTTTTCGATCCAAATGGTGATCTTTCTGTAGGGCCAAAGCATAGCTTTTCAAATGCTTCAGGGGATCAATTAAACGGATTATTTAAAATTCCTGGTAATAATGGAGATATGATCGTGGTTCATAATAGAATTACCGATAACGCTGAAGAGGGAGATTTGAGAATAGACCGAAAAATGAGTCTTCGTGAAAATCCTTCTACTCAAGATGGATTAACAGGTGATTATGAAACCGCTTTATATCCAACCCCTACTTCTCCTATCGATATTATTAGAAATGAGGAGTTAGTATTAATTTCTGCAGAGGCTAAATTACAAACGGGTGATATTACAGGTGCTATTTCTGACTTAAATATCATTAGAGATTATGCTGGACTTGATCCATATAGTGGAGCTCAAACTGCTGATGCGGTTACAGATGAATTATTGACGCAAAGACAATACTCATTATGGTGTGAAGGTCATACTATGGTTGATTTAAGAAGATACGGTAGACTAAATGCAAACAATCTTCCGATCGACAGAGAAGGTGATCAAGTTTTTAGTCAATTCCCAATTCCATTGACCGAAGCAGAGTAA
- a CDS encoding 7TM diverse intracellular signaling domain-containing protein: protein MKSTYIYFFICINLFLFEESKASDFIELFSGKSYENIGKRVKFLEDPTNSLTYQDIKSSKYQSLFKAGDSQVPTYGLKDISLWVKVELKHSSNFEVPYVLEIAYPTFDSIQYFIEKEGGISASGYLGDQQEFNNRLINHKNFIIPLDLNSSDSSIVYLRIKNKGSLVVPLNIISRQMLYSDDIIEELLYGIFYGIMLVMLLYNLFLAVSARSINYLYYVGIITGNLLALSALNGHAFMYIWSSFPWIANHVVIFGIGLWISSSNLFASAFFETQYQFKKYHNYFRALVVVGIVIIILSLTIDYSVALRISNYSLIINCFGLLYSGIYFWTRKVKVASVFTLAWTGYLLGVLLITFRNLGIVPVNFITTHFLEFGAILEVILLSISLGYKYRLLEIEKKEAQLNSLDLMTQSQKLVQEQNEELERKVVLRTHELEEKQEEILQQNEELNAKNEKLTEAQQIIEAQNAKLKLYTDDLESQVEKRTEDLRNTNTELAQNVQKLEQYAFMTAHNLRAPVARLLGLTHLIEITPNPDLSEWTNIVSKIKEEGDSLDAVIKDLNAILELKKEAEQNQSIINLTETLNQTKRILKNSIEVSKGKIIFDNHDFNEIKCNPTYIDSIFYNLLSNAIKYRSEDRELEVLIQTKIEEGKKLLIFSDNGVGIDLSKNADKIFGMYRRFHTHVEGKGLGLYLVKSQIEILGGEIKVESELDKGTTFTLSFPVA from the coding sequence ATGAAAAGCACATATATATACTTCTTTATATGTATTAATTTATTTCTTTTTGAAGAAAGTAAGGCAAGTGATTTCATTGAATTGTTTTCAGGTAAATCATATGAAAATATTGGAAAGAGAGTTAAGTTTTTAGAAGACCCAACAAACAGCTTAACTTATCAAGATATAAAATCATCAAAATACCAAAGTCTCTTTAAGGCTGGCGACAGTCAAGTACCTACATATGGTTTAAAAGACATTTCTCTTTGGGTGAAGGTAGAGCTAAAGCATTCATCTAATTTTGAAGTGCCGTATGTTTTAGAAATCGCATACCCTACTTTTGATTCAATTCAATACTTCATCGAAAAAGAAGGAGGAATTTCAGCAAGTGGCTATTTAGGTGATCAACAAGAATTTAATAATCGCTTAATTAATCATAAGAACTTCATAATTCCACTAGATTTAAATTCTTCTGATAGTTCTATAGTTTATTTAAGAATTAAGAATAAGGGATCATTAGTAGTTCCTTTGAATATCATTTCTAGGCAGATGCTTTATTCTGATGATATTATTGAGGAGTTATTATATGGAATCTTTTATGGAATCATGTTAGTAATGCTGCTTTATAATTTATTTTTAGCAGTTTCAGCACGGTCTATAAATTATCTGTACTATGTAGGCATTATAACTGGTAACCTTTTAGCCCTATCAGCATTAAACGGACATGCTTTTATGTATATATGGAGTTCGTTTCCCTGGATTGCTAATCATGTAGTTATTTTTGGTATTGGCTTATGGATTTCTTCAAGTAATTTATTTGCATCAGCCTTCTTTGAAACCCAATATCAATTTAAAAAATATCATAATTATTTTCGAGCTTTAGTGGTAGTAGGGATAGTAATTATTATTTTATCCTTAACAATCGATTATTCAGTAGCTTTAAGAATTTCAAATTATTCATTGATTATTAACTGCTTTGGATTGCTCTATAGCGGTATTTACTTTTGGACAAGGAAGGTAAAGGTGGCTAGTGTTTTTACTCTGGCTTGGACTGGGTATTTGCTTGGGGTTTTACTTATTACTTTCAGAAATCTTGGTATTGTACCGGTTAATTTCATAACAACTCATTTTTTAGAATTTGGAGCAATATTAGAGGTAATATTGCTTTCAATTTCATTAGGCTATAAGTATCGACTGCTTGAAATAGAAAAAAAAGAAGCACAATTGAATTCTTTAGATTTAATGACTCAAAGCCAAAAATTGGTGCAAGAGCAAAATGAAGAATTAGAACGTAAAGTAGTTCTTAGAACTCATGAATTAGAAGAAAAGCAAGAAGAGATTCTGCAACAAAATGAAGAATTAAACGCCAAAAATGAAAAGTTAACTGAAGCACAACAGATTATTGAAGCACAAAATGCCAAATTAAAACTTTATACTGATGATCTTGAGTCTCAAGTAGAAAAGAGAACAGAGGATTTAAGAAATACTAATACGGAATTGGCACAGAATGTTCAGAAATTAGAGCAATACGCCTTTATGACGGCTCATAATTTGAGAGCACCAGTAGCTAGATTATTAGGCTTAACGCACTTAATAGAAATAACACCGAATCCTGATTTATCAGAATGGACTAATATAGTATCTAAAATAAAGGAAGAGGGGGATAGTCTGGATGCTGTAATTAAAGATTTAAACGCCATTTTAGAATTAAAAAAAGAAGCTGAACAAAATCAAAGCATTATTAATCTTACAGAAACGCTTAATCAGACTAAGCGAATTTTAAAAAATTCAATTGAAGTGAGTAAAGGTAAAATCATTTTTGATAATCATGATTTTAATGAAATAAAATGTAATCCTACCTATATCGATAGCATTTTTTATAATTTACTATCGAATGCAATAAAATATAGATCAGAAGATAGAGAATTAGAAGTTTTAATTCAGACTAAAATTGAAGAAGGTAAAAAGCTTTTAATATTTTCTGATAACGGAGTAGGAATAGATTTAAGCAAAAATGCGGATAAAATCTTTGGCATGTACAGAAGATTTCATACCCACGTTGAAGGAAAAGGTTTAGGCTTGTATTTAGTAAAAAGCCAAATTGAGATTTTAGGAGGTGAAATAAAGGTGGAAAGCGAATTAGATAAAGGAACTACTTTTACTTTGTCATTCCCCGTTGCGTAA
- a CDS encoding DUF6134 family protein, translating to MGRLKVLIILLFIHFSTNLYSQELIYDVFVEEKPVGNLLVTQKDLDSGKVYYSALLNLEYKLFTPTKMVQLREAIYQNDTLIQAYFVDKRNDSKIAESKIEKLLSKNYYHTLMDTTKGWHEKPIIKSELKLYFKKPKSRDSIFSEATHKYNRIAKLPEESRYMMVNEEGEKTIIKYNNEGECIQHNFFIGAVEYRMKLRNGE from the coding sequence ATGGGCAGGTTAAAAGTATTAATCATTTTATTATTTATTCATTTTAGCACTAATCTATATTCGCAAGAATTGATTTATGATGTCTTCGTGGAAGAAAAACCTGTAGGAAATTTACTGGTTACTCAAAAAGATCTAGATAGTGGGAAAGTATATTATTCAGCCTTGTTAAACTTAGAATACAAGCTTTTTACACCTACAAAAATGGTTCAACTACGAGAAGCCATTTATCAAAATGACACCTTAATTCAAGCCTATTTTGTAGATAAAAGAAATGATAGCAAAATAGCAGAATCTAAAATTGAGAAACTTCTATCGAAGAATTATTACCACACTTTAATGGATACTACTAAAGGTTGGCATGAAAAACCTATAATAAAAAGTGAGTTAAAGCTTTATTTTAAAAAGCCAAAATCAAGGGATTCAATATTTTCAGAAGCGACTCATAAATATAACAGAATTGCTAAGTTACCTGAAGAAAGTCGGTATATGATGGTGAATGAAGAAGGGGAAAAAACGATAATTAAATATAATAATGAAGGCGAATGCATACAGCATAATTTTTTCATAGGTGCAGTTGAATATAGAATGAAATTACGCAACGGGGAATGA